From one Lactiplantibacillus paraplantarum genomic stretch:
- a CDS encoding cadmium resistance transporter, with protein sequence MHYGILALTFLSVNLDFFLMLVFLLKKYQLRQVLVGYLLGNLILLTASFFVGKTLTLFLPEWVLGVLGVLPIWLAFHDDDDDATDRSGRSPVINVLVTYLAVCAGCNLSIFLPVLIGESMLHFLMTLGFIGVLTILVVFIINQVAGISAVQRQITAHGEWLMKVCYVVIGLYVFWDSGLISHLLALL encoded by the coding sequence ATGCATTATGGAATTTTGGCGTTAACTTTTCTAAGTGTCAACTTGGATTTTTTTCTGATGTTAGTTTTTTTGTTGAAAAAGTATCAGTTGCGACAAGTATTAGTCGGCTATTTATTAGGTAATCTGATTCTCCTAACAGCTAGTTTTTTTGTGGGTAAAACATTGACTTTATTTTTGCCAGAATGGGTATTAGGCGTACTAGGAGTACTGCCTATTTGGTTGGCATTTCACGATGACGATGATGATGCGACTGATCGATCAGGCCGTTCACCAGTGATTAATGTACTCGTTACTTATTTAGCCGTGTGTGCTGGTTGTAATTTGTCGATCTTCTTGCCTGTCCTCATCGGTGAAAGCATGTTACACTTTTTGATGACTTTAGGTTTTATCGGGGTGCTAACCATTTTAGTAGTGTTTATCATTAACCAAGTTGCGGGAATAAGCGCTGTTCAACGACAGATAACGGCCCACGGCGAATGGTTAATGAAGGTTTGTTACGTTGTGATTGGGCTGTATGTTTTCTGGGATAGTGGCTTGATCAGTCATCTGTTAGCACTCCTATAG
- a CDS encoding TVP38/TMEM64 family protein, which yields MKRRLIGGALLLALLLIALLIYRYHGMWALLQHRMFDQATLVAQVRQHQAIDILLVVPLLICFSIIPGAPVATVSVVAGICFGKGLGAGLNVVGITLGNLIAQRFFGRVTARQQQQPSRLVTAISKMRHPLLGIMIGYTVPFIPTSLVSLAAVKTAVTQRQLAIATLIGSMPTAIIYAWGGDELINAHFKNALLLIGVLILLVGLLWLIHHDRQRTVDVDTDHS from the coding sequence ATGAAACGACGGCTTATCGGGGGCGCTTTATTGTTAGCATTACTATTAATTGCTTTGTTAATTTACCGATATCATGGGATGTGGGCGCTGCTGCAACACCGGATGTTTGACCAAGCAACGCTGGTTGCACAGGTCCGGCAGCATCAAGCTATCGACATTTTGTTAGTAGTCCCCTTACTAATCTGTTTTTCAATTATTCCCGGCGCACCTGTGGCAACGGTTAGTGTTGTCGCTGGCATCTGTTTTGGCAAGGGACTAGGAGCAGGGTTGAACGTTGTTGGGATCACCCTCGGTAATTTAATTGCGCAACGTTTTTTTGGCCGCGTAACGGCACGCCAACAGCAACAGCCTTCGAGATTAGTGACTGCCATTAGTAAGATGCGCCATCCCTTGTTAGGCATCATGATTGGCTATACAGTACCGTTTATTCCAACGTCATTAGTTAGTTTAGCAGCTGTCAAAACGGCAGTGACACAGCGCCAATTGGCAATAGCTACGCTGATTGGAAGCATGCCGACAGCGATTATTTATGCTTGGGGTGGGGATGAATTAATCAACGCTCATTTTAAAAATGCTTTGCTGCTGATTGGCGTCTTGATATTATTGGTTGGATTGTTGTGGTTGATTCACCATGATCGCCAGCGCACAGTCGATGTGGATACTGATCACTCATAA
- a CDS encoding helix-turn-helix domain-containing protein — translation MRFADNLKVVRRQKQMTQTDIAAQLHVSRQTISSWENGRSYPDIGMLVQISKAYDLSIDRLLKEDLGMLEHYEAQATSSRHQRRLVVISYYLVVGLLFLSYLCHFMNWSVGTVLVIINGSLIVTTVTLIMNYPYFDDWVPTKRRGWELFGVIAMLAVLNIALEWPVLAHQIPTTSFLNAHAGAYLAGNASGKLVGDFLHLFIWTAAAVMAIEIPLQQARKAAS, via the coding sequence ATGCGTTTTGCGGATAATTTAAAAGTCGTTCGACGGCAGAAGCAGATGACACAAACTGACATTGCCGCGCAATTACATGTTTCACGGCAGACTATTTCAAGTTGGGAAAATGGTCGGAGTTATCCAGATATTGGGATGTTGGTTCAGATTAGTAAAGCTTACGATCTTTCGATTGATCGCTTATTGAAGGAGGATTTGGGTATGTTGGAACACTATGAGGCTCAGGCGACAAGTAGTCGCCATCAACGGCGCTTGGTTGTGATTAGTTACTATTTGGTCGTTGGGTTACTGTTTTTAAGTTACTTGTGTCATTTTATGAATTGGTCGGTTGGAACGGTGCTCGTGATTATCAATGGGAGCTTAATTGTGACGACGGTGACGTTAATAATGAATTATCCTTATTTTGATGATTGGGTCCCTACTAAGAGGCGCGGCTGGGAATTGTTTGGGGTAATTGCAATGTTAGCGGTGTTGAATATTGCGCTAGAATGGCCGGTACTTGCCCATCAAATCCCGACAACGAGTTTTTTGAATGCGCACGCTGGAGCTTATTTGGCGGGTAACGCTAGCGGTAAGTTGGTTGGCGACTTTCTGCACTTGTTTATTTGGACTGCTGCTGCTGTCATGGCCATTGAAATTCCGTTACAACAAGCGAGAAAAGCTGCTAGTTAA
- a CDS encoding ATP-binding cassette domain-containing protein, which yields MSYLELKDIHKAYYLGKEAFPVLNGINLTFERGEFVAILGESGGGKSTLMNIIGGLDRQFEGQVLLQGTALDHHQEKQMDQYRRETVGYIYQSYNLINHLSVLDNVLISLDMTKLSRSEREQRAKELLTQVGLADQIKKYPNQLSGGQKQRVAIARALASDPQIIIADEPTGALDSENTAEVLKILDQIAAEGRLVICVTHSQDVANAGTRIVRLADGKITDDERLKPAYPVDENRQQIPARKLPWYVPLSTAFKHLRYTWTWNLIIIIGTAIGLFAVMLFNGLGNGLKGYINQEINDMVNPRVVTVSRYQKSSQSQRGGGQQGNQQAAAMGASVTTTSQPTFSTAQLNQLKKVKHVTTVQPILSASNATITVGSKDYSASSVTTWTASNRQSIIKAGHAAGKDEIVVDKSSIAKKWSSKNWKQLVGKKVTVAFQTTNKSGKSVTVKRQLTVSGITDSTTGSSVNAVTYATMKAMRSAKDLSTQPTSVAVKVDSRNHNDAVTKQINKLKTDGKRAYSATSIASILDTVNTYVNLATTILAAIAGISLLVSALMIIVTMFMSVSARKKEIGILRALGESRRDIRRLFTSESLIIGVISALLATGIAYGIGAVLNKALYQIASYNMIEIQMSNIISTFIIALVIALLAAILPAWRAARLNPIDALAAD from the coding sequence GTGAGTTACTTAGAATTAAAAGACATTCACAAAGCCTATTATTTAGGTAAAGAAGCCTTCCCAGTCTTAAATGGGATCAATTTAACTTTTGAACGTGGCGAATTTGTCGCAATCTTAGGTGAATCTGGTGGCGGTAAGTCAACGCTAATGAATATTATTGGTGGCTTGGATCGTCAATTTGAAGGTCAAGTGTTATTACAGGGAACCGCTTTAGATCATCATCAAGAAAAGCAAATGGACCAGTACCGACGTGAAACGGTCGGCTATATTTATCAGTCGTATAATCTAATCAATCATTTGTCAGTGCTAGATAATGTTCTGATTTCATTAGATATGACAAAGTTAAGCCGTTCAGAGCGCGAACAACGGGCGAAGGAACTCTTGACTCAGGTCGGCTTAGCGGATCAGATCAAAAAGTATCCCAATCAGTTGTCTGGTGGTCAGAAGCAGCGGGTGGCCATTGCCCGGGCATTGGCCAGTGATCCACAAATTATTATTGCGGATGAACCGACTGGTGCACTGGATTCTGAAAACACGGCTGAAGTTTTGAAAATCTTGGATCAAATTGCAGCGGAAGGGCGGCTCGTGATTTGTGTGACCCATTCTCAGGATGTTGCCAATGCTGGCACGCGGATCGTTCGGTTAGCTGACGGTAAAATCACCGATGATGAGCGGCTAAAGCCAGCTTATCCCGTCGATGAAAATCGCCAACAGATTCCGGCACGCAAGTTACCATGGTATGTACCATTGAGTACGGCGTTTAAACACCTTCGTTATACGTGGACTTGGAATTTAATTATTATCATTGGGACGGCGATTGGCCTATTCGCAGTAATGCTGTTCAACGGTTTAGGTAATGGCTTGAAAGGCTATATCAATCAAGAAATCAATGATATGGTTAATCCACGGGTTGTGACTGTGAGCCGGTATCAGAAATCCAGTCAGAGCCAGCGAGGTGGTGGTCAACAGGGCAATCAGCAGGCGGCTGCAATGGGCGCCAGCGTAACGACTACTAGTCAACCAACCTTCAGTACGGCCCAGTTGAACCAGTTGAAAAAAGTTAAGCATGTAACCACTGTTCAACCGATTTTAAGCGCCAGTAATGCGACGATTACGGTTGGTAGTAAGGATTATAGTGCTTCCTCAGTAACGACGTGGACAGCGTCGAACCGTCAATCGATTATTAAGGCCGGACATGCGGCTGGTAAGGACGAGATTGTCGTCGATAAGAGTAGCATTGCGAAAAAATGGTCGTCTAAGAATTGGAAGCAATTGGTAGGTAAAAAAGTCACGGTGGCTTTCCAGACGACTAATAAGAGTGGCAAGAGTGTTACGGTTAAACGGCAATTAACGGTTTCCGGGATCACGGATAGCACGACTGGGAGTAGTGTAAATGCGGTAACTTACGCGACAATGAAAGCCATGCGGTCAGCGAAGGACTTGAGCACACAGCCAACCTCAGTAGCAGTTAAAGTTGATTCGCGTAATCATAATGATGCCGTGACGAAACAGATTAATAAGCTGAAGACTGACGGCAAACGGGCTTATAGTGCCACTAGTATTGCTAGCATACTTGATACGGTAAACACGTACGTAAACTTAGCGACGACCATTCTAGCAGCTATTGCTGGTATTTCATTGTTAGTGTCAGCATTGATGATTATCGTTACGATGTTCATGTCGGTCAGTGCCCGAAAGAAGGAAATTGGCATCTTACGTGCACTTGGTGAAAGTCGACGTGATATTCGGCGGTTGTTTACGAGCGAATCGTTGATTATTGGGGTTATCAGCGCTTTACTGGCCACTGGTATTGCTTATGGTATTGGGGCGGTACTGAATAAAGCCTTGTACCAAATTGCCAGTTACAATATGATTGAGATTCAAATGAGCAATATCATTTCAACCTTTATTATTGCGCTAGTGATTGCACTACTGGCAGCCATTTTGCCAGCTTGGCGGGCAGCACGTTTGAATCCGATCGACGCGCTAGCTGCTGATTAA
- a CDS encoding GtrA family protein yields the protein MSKLNSVNIDQTEETATEILEPVAELDKQIVSPVKETRNQAIRYILWGLISVAVNFATFYTTYHLIGLEYQVANIVSWVIAVQVAFWVDRLKVFDHHSNHVYREMGKFYGTRVVTYVVEAIILWLLMSVLGSSAVLAKVLGQAGAIIGNFLFSKLYVFRNK from the coding sequence ATGAGTAAACTGAATTCAGTTAATATTGATCAAACTGAAGAAACCGCTACTGAAATTTTAGAACCGGTTGCTGAGTTAGATAAGCAAATTGTGTCACCCGTGAAAGAAACGCGCAATCAAGCGATCCGTTATATTTTGTGGGGGTTAATTAGTGTGGCCGTCAATTTTGCAACGTTCTATACGACGTACCATCTAATTGGGCTTGAGTACCAAGTAGCAAATATTGTGTCCTGGGTAATTGCTGTGCAAGTCGCTTTTTGGGTCGACCGCCTAAAGGTATTTGATCACCATTCTAATCATGTGTATCGGGAAATGGGTAAATTTTATGGGACCCGAGTCGTGACGTACGTGGTTGAAGCCATTATTTTATGGCTGTTGATGTCGGTGCTTGGTAGTTCGGCGGTATTAGCCAAGGTGCTTGGTCAAGCCGGCGCAATTATTGGCAACTTTCTCTTTTCAAAATTGTATGTTTTCCGAAATAAATAA
- a CDS encoding ArsR/SmtB family transcription factor — protein sequence MEVSEPLLTEAAKIYKVLSNVNRIKILIFLEQHEADVTNIVAHVHLAQPLVSHQLAILFQYQLVSKTKRGKHVYYCLDDPHILEMVDAMIGHVAHEIKHEPHHD from the coding sequence GTGGAAGTCAGTGAACCGCTGCTAACGGAAGCAGCTAAGATTTATAAAGTACTCAGCAATGTTAATCGGATTAAAATATTGATATTTTTAGAGCAACATGAAGCAGACGTCACTAATATTGTGGCACACGTTCATCTGGCGCAACCATTAGTATCGCATCAATTAGCAATTTTATTTCAGTATCAACTAGTTTCTAAGACCAAACGGGGAAAGCACGTTTATTATTGTTTAGATGATCCCCATATTTTAGAAATGGTCGATGCAATGATTGGACACGTGGCACATGAAATTAAGCATGAGCCACATCATGACTAG
- a CDS encoding Nramp family divalent metal transporter — MSEKTNTPNRKHKLIEYANGPSLEEINGTIEVPKNLSFWKTLFAYSGPGALVAVGYMDPGNWSTSITGGQNYQYMLMSVILISSLIAMLLQYMAAKLGIVSQMDLAQAIRARTSKSLGIVLWILTELAIMATDIAEVIGAAIALYLLFNIPLVIAVFITVLDVLVLLLLTKIGFRKIEAIVVCLILVILFVFVYQVALSNPDWGGVIKGLVPTADTFSTSRSVNGMTPLSGALGIIGATVMPHNLYLHSAISQTRKIDHTDEADVARTVKFAAWDSNIQLSFAFVVNSLLLIMGVAVFKSGAVKDPSFFGLYEALSNTSMLSNGILISVAKSGALSALFAIALLASGQNSTITGTLTGQVIMEGFVHMRMPLWLRRLVTRLISVIPVLICVLLTSGKSAIDEHTALNNLMNNSQVFLAFALPFSMLPLLMMTDSAAEMGKRFKNSLWVKGLGWLSVIGLTFLNLLGLPDSILGFFGDNPSTGEQTFSKILAYVLIAAILALLAWTIFDLQRGNKRYVEQQLAAAAKEANK, encoded by the coding sequence TTGAGCGAAAAGACGAACACCCCAAACCGGAAGCATAAATTGATTGAATATGCTAACGGCCCCTCACTAGAGGAAATCAACGGTACGATTGAGGTTCCTAAAAATTTAAGTTTTTGGAAAACCCTCTTTGCCTATTCTGGTCCTGGTGCCCTAGTTGCTGTGGGCTATATGGATCCCGGTAACTGGTCAACTTCCATTACTGGTGGGCAAAATTACCAGTACATGCTAATGTCTGTCATCTTGATTTCAAGTTTGATTGCGATGTTATTACAATACATGGCCGCTAAACTTGGTATCGTGAGTCAGATGGATCTGGCCCAAGCAATTCGGGCCCGCACGAGTAAATCACTCGGAATCGTTTTATGGATCTTAACTGAATTAGCTATTATGGCGACCGATATTGCCGAAGTTATTGGTGCTGCGATCGCCCTGTATTTATTATTCAACATTCCGTTAGTCATCGCGGTGTTTATTACCGTCTTAGACGTTTTAGTTTTGCTATTATTGACCAAAATCGGCTTCCGTAAAATTGAAGCCATCGTGGTTTGCTTAATCTTAGTTATCTTATTCGTTTTCGTTTATCAAGTTGCATTATCCAATCCCGATTGGGGTGGCGTTATTAAAGGGTTAGTGCCAACGGCCGATACTTTTTCTACGAGCCGTTCAGTCAATGGGATGACACCATTATCCGGTGCCCTCGGAATTATTGGGGCGACCGTTATGCCGCATAACTTGTACTTGCACTCGGCAATTTCACAAACGCGCAAAATCGACCATACTGATGAAGCAGACGTTGCCCGAACCGTGAAATTTGCTGCTTGGGACTCTAACATTCAGCTTTCATTTGCGTTTGTGGTTAACTCATTACTCTTAATCATGGGGGTAGCCGTCTTCAAGAGTGGTGCCGTCAAAGACCCATCATTCTTCGGCTTATATGAAGCTTTATCGAACACGTCCATGTTAAGCAACGGCATTTTAATTAGCGTTGCCAAGTCGGGGGCCCTATCCGCGCTCTTCGCAATCGCCTTGCTAGCTTCTGGTCAAAACTCCACTATTACTGGTACTTTGACCGGTCAAGTTATTATGGAAGGCTTCGTTCACATGCGGATGCCGCTTTGGTTACGGCGGTTAGTTACCCGGTTGATCTCGGTTATTCCCGTACTTATCTGTGTGCTATTAACTAGTGGTAAAAGTGCCATTGATGAACACACTGCTTTGAATAACCTGATGAATAACTCGCAAGTCTTTCTAGCCTTTGCCCTACCATTTTCCATGTTGCCATTACTCATGATGACTGACAGCGCCGCCGAAATGGGCAAACGATTCAAAAACTCACTTTGGGTTAAGGGTCTAGGTTGGTTATCCGTTATTGGTTTAACTTTCTTAAATCTACTCGGTCTACCTGATTCTATTCTAGGATTCTTTGGTGATAATCCTTCAACTGGAGAACAGACTTTTTCTAAAATCTTAGCTTACGTTTTAATCGCTGCTATTCTTGCCCTACTTGCTTGGACTATCTTCGATTTGCAACGTGGTAACAAGCGTTACGTTGAACAACAACTCGCTGCTGCAGCTAAGGAGGCCAACAAATAA
- a CDS encoding universal stress protein has protein sequence MATKFKRILVGVDDSADALLAFDYAIHQAKQDDAELVIVSILENDEMNVYQALSKDYVHGERQELEQHILKYQKQAQTAGVTKVHAMIAEGEPGETIVKEVIPHVQPDLLVIGSLAKKGIAKHFGSQAAYMAKYAPISVLVIR, from the coding sequence ATGGCAACTAAATTCAAACGCATATTGGTTGGTGTCGATGATTCAGCTGATGCATTATTAGCTTTTGACTATGCGATTCATCAAGCCAAGCAAGATGACGCAGAACTCGTCATCGTCTCAATTCTTGAAAATGATGAAATGAATGTTTATCAAGCCCTTAGCAAGGATTACGTTCACGGTGAACGCCAAGAACTTGAACAACATATTTTAAAGTATCAAAAGCAGGCTCAAACAGCTGGTGTGACAAAAGTTCATGCCATGATTGCAGAAGGCGAACCTGGCGAAACTATCGTCAAAGAAGTCATTCCACATGTTCAACCGGACTTGCTCGTTATTGGTTCACTAGCTAAAAAAGGGATTGCCAAGCATTTCGGTAGTCAAGCTGCCTATATGGCAAAATACGCCCCTATCTCAGTCCTAGTTATTCGTTAA